One Setaria italica strain Yugu1 chromosome I, Setaria_italica_v2.0, whole genome shotgun sequence DNA window includes the following coding sequences:
- the LOC105914979 gene encoding receptor-like protein kinase HSL1 encodes MVHSYLLLLVFLSFISSSPSMSQTNSSDYETLLTVKKAWGSPSALSSWISQNSSYCSWAGVSCNNGRVTKLSFQNFNIINPIPASICSLKNLSYLDLSYNNLTDQFPTVLYGCSALSYLDLSNNLFSGALPADIDKLSSEMEHLNLSFNGFTGSVPSAIAVFPKLKSLVLDTNSFNGTYPASAIAELNELETLTLADNHFAPGLIPDEFSKLTNLKTLWLSGMSLTGGIPDKLSSLTELTMLALYSNKLHGEIPAWVWKLPKLEFLYLYANSFTGGIEPEVTCFKLQQLDLSSNLLTGTIPEAIGKMKNLTMLYLYYNNLTGSIPPSIGLLPNLAEIWLFNNMLSGPLPPELGKHSPLGSLEVGNNLLSGKLPDTLCYNKKLYDLVVSNNSFSGVLPANIGDCHTLDNIMAYNNNFTGEFPEKVWALPMLTIVMIQNNGFTGTLPCVISPNMIRIQMGNNLFSGAVC; translated from the coding sequence ATGGTTCACTCCTATCTCCTCCTCCTAGTGTTCCTCTCTTTCATCTCCAGCTCGCCATCCATGTCGCAGACCAACTCCAGCGACTATGAGACACTCCTAACTGTCAAGAAAGCCTGGGGCAGCCCTTCTGCTCTCAGCTCATGGATTTCCCAGAACTCTTCCTACTGCAGCTGGGCAGGGGTAAGCTGCAACAATGGCCGAGTGACCAAGCTCTCCTTTCAAAATTTCAACATAATCAATCCGATCCCAGCTTCCATTTGTAGCCTCAAGAACCTGTCCTACCTAGACCTTTCCTACAACAACCTCACCGACCAGTTCCCGACGGTGCTCTATGGCTGCTCGGCTCTGAGCTACCTCGACCTGTCCAACAATCTCTTCTCCGGTGCCCTCCCGGCCGACATCGATAAATTGTCGTCGGAGATGGAGCACCTCAACTTGTCGTTCAATGGCTTCACAGGAAGCGTGCCATCAGCAATTGCTGTCTTCCCCAAGCTCAAGTCCCTTGTTCTTGACACTAATAGCTTCAACGGGACATACCCGGCCTCGGCCATTGCAGAGCTCAACGAGCTCGAGACGCTAACTCTAGCAGATAATCATTTCGCGCCAGGCCTGATCCCTGATGAGTTCAGCAAGCTTACCAATCTGAAGACGCTGTGGCTGTCAGGGATGAGCCTTACTGGTGGCATCCCCGACAAACTCTCGTCGCTCACTGAGCTGACCATGTTGGCTCTGTACAGCAACAAGCTTCACGGTGAAATCCCGGCATGGGTTTGGAAGCTTCCGAAGCTTGAGTTCCTGTACCTTTACGCGAACAGCTTCACCGGTGGGATTGAGCCCGAGGTCACGTGCTTCAAATTGCAGCAGCTCGACCTGTCTTCGAACTTGCTCACCGGAACGATACCGGAGGCGATCGGCAAGATGAAGAACTTGACAATGCTCTATTTATACTACAACAACCTCACCGGGTCGATTCCTCCGAGCATCGGGCTGCTCCCCAACCTCGCTGAGATCTGGCTATTCAATAACATGCTCTCCGGACccctcccgccggagctcgggaAGCACTCGCCACTCGGCAGCCTGGAAGTGGGCAACAACTTGCTCTCCGGCAAGCTTCCAGACACCCTCTGCTACAACAAGAAGCTGTACGACCTCGTGGTGTCCAACAACAGCTTCTCCGGCGTGTTGCCGGCGAACATTGGGGATTGCCACACACTGGACAACATCATGGCGTACAACAACAACTTCACCGGGGAGTTCCCAGAGAAGGTATGGGCGTTACCTATGCTGACCATTGTCATGATACAGAACAACGGCTTCACCGGCACTCTGCCCTGTGTGATATCCCCCAACATGATACGGATTCAGATGGGGAACAATCTGTTCTCCGGTGCCGTGTGTTAG